A window of the Streptomyces sp. Ag109_O5-10 genome harbors these coding sequences:
- a CDS encoding TetR/AcrR family transcriptional regulator — translation MKPVPPATPLRKAPVQRRSAERLTRILDACADLLDEVGYEELSTRAVAVRAGVPIGSVYRFFGNKRQMADALAQRNLERYSERVTERLKDGPKGDWRAAMDAVLDEYLAMKRTAPGFSLVDFGNQIPVGARDAEPNHRVADRLTDLLAAYIGRAPDEPLRRTFLVAVEAADTLVHLSFRMAPGGDESIITETRELLRSYLARVLD, via the coding sequence ATGAAGCCCGTGCCACCAGCGACACCGCTTCGCAAAGCGCCCGTGCAGCGCCGCAGTGCCGAACGACTGACCCGGATCCTCGACGCCTGTGCCGACCTTCTCGACGAGGTCGGCTACGAGGAACTGAGCACCCGGGCCGTCGCGGTGCGCGCCGGAGTGCCCATCGGCTCGGTCTACCGCTTCTTCGGCAACAAGCGGCAGATGGCCGACGCCCTCGCCCAGCGCAACCTGGAGCGCTACTCCGAGCGCGTCACCGAGCGGCTGAAGGACGGCCCGAAGGGGGACTGGCGGGCGGCGATGGACGCGGTGCTCGACGAGTACCTGGCCATGAAGCGCACCGCCCCCGGCTTCTCCCTCGTCGACTTCGGCAACCAGATCCCGGTCGGCGCCCGCGACGCGGAACCGAACCACCGCGTGGCCGACCGGCTGACCGACCTGCTTGCGGCGTACATCGGCCGCGCCCCCGACGAGCCGCTGCGCCGCACCTTCCTGGTCGCGGTCGAGGCGGCCGACACCCTGGTCCACCTGTCCTTCCGGATGGCCCCGGGGGGCGACGAGTCGATCATCACCGAGACGCGGGAGCTGCTGCGGTCGTATCTGGCCCGGGTGCTGGACTGA
- a CDS encoding type ISP restriction/modification enzyme: MPGVTHDDAPLLADLMPWSVAPLRLGRGWPTAPDPATLKARWDALLKAEGPDRETLFEPTRARTVHSAVAQLPGRPSGTGPLADVSDPCPDPVRVLAAPFDEQWLIPDHRLIDAARPELWRVADDHQVFAVESPEGMPLLATSFLPALRAGRIRPLYRRPGGAEPNLAPGLPAYLADRLGRGVTPPDVLAWTLTVIRPDRTVPLTGDPGLWAQGVELGHRALWLLRRDGDRPRLPGGRRPYVRAPLPARPRTLHYDTEEETLHLDEGRVSPVPSEAWDFRTGEARVLEAWFAARTTQTAEPGTLAAITPPVWPQSWTSELLELITVLTLLADVRAQQAELELRSPITAADLTTAGVLPPPKASRKPASVLEHTEEGPAGQLTLL, encoded by the coding sequence ATGCCGGGCGTGACGCACGACGACGCTCCGCTGCTGGCGGACCTCATGCCGTGGTCCGTCGCACCACTGCGGCTCGGCCGGGGGTGGCCGACGGCCCCCGATCCGGCGACCCTGAAGGCGCGCTGGGACGCGCTCCTCAAGGCCGAGGGCCCCGATCGCGAAACCCTGTTCGAGCCGACGCGCGCCCGCACTGTCCACTCCGCGGTCGCCCAGCTCCCGGGCCGGCCCAGCGGCACCGGACCGCTCGCCGACGTGTCGGACCCGTGCCCGGACCCGGTCCGCGTCCTGGCCGCCCCGTTCGACGAACAGTGGCTGATCCCGGACCACCGCCTGATCGACGCGGCCCGCCCGGAGTTGTGGCGGGTGGCGGACGACCACCAGGTCTTCGCGGTGGAGTCGCCGGAGGGCATGCCCCTGCTGGCCACCTCCTTCCTCCCCGCCCTGCGCGCGGGCCGCATCCGCCCGCTGTACCGCCGGCCGGGCGGCGCGGAGCCGAACCTGGCGCCGGGGCTGCCGGCGTACCTGGCCGACCGGCTGGGCCGAGGAGTCACCCCGCCGGACGTCCTCGCCTGGACCCTGACCGTGATCCGCCCGGACCGCACCGTCCCCCTCACCGGCGACCCCGGCCTCTGGGCGCAGGGCGTGGAGCTCGGCCACCGGGCGCTGTGGCTGCTGCGCCGCGACGGCGACCGCCCCAGACTCCCGGGCGGCCGCCGCCCGTACGTCCGGGCCCCGCTGCCGGCCCGCCCGCGCACGCTCCACTACGACACGGAGGAGGAGACCCTCCACCTCGACGAGGGCCGTGTCTCCCCGGTGCCCTCGGAGGCGTGGGACTTCAGGACGGGCGAGGCGCGGGTCCTGGAGGCGTGGTTCGCGGCACGGACGACTCAGACGGCGGAACCGGGCACCCTGGCGGCGATCACCCCGCCGGTCTGGCCTCAGTCATGGACATCGGAACTCCTGGAACTGATCACGGTCCTGACCTTGCTGGCGGACGTGCGCGCACAGCAGGCCGAGCTGGAGCTCAGGTCACCGATCACAGCGGCCGACCTGACGACGGCGGGCGTACTGCCACCCCCGAAGGCGTCCCGCAAACCGGCATCCGTCCTGGAACACACCGAAGAAGGCCCAGCGGGCCAACTGACGCTGCTCTGA
- a CDS encoding ABC transporter permease, with protein sequence MSALVHDGAAMTGRQLRRVRNSPGLAILTQLMPVNMLLFFGYVFGSALAMPGAEYRSFLVPGLLVATAAGGVMTGMFQAAQDTHRGVADRFRAMPVSRAAVPLGQAVADLVVTTAGTVPLLLVGLAVGWRVEGSAASAAGAVGLLLLFRFACTAVGIYLGLLTRSEEAAGQLGASTFVLPLLSDAYIPTGNLPGWLRTLAEWNPISAVTTALRDLFGNAPVPDGAAWPVAHPVAGSLAWSVVLVGVFLPLAVRRYRRC encoded by the coding sequence ATGAGTGCGCTCGTGCACGACGGCGCCGCGATGACGGGCCGGCAGCTGCGCCGGGTCCGCAACAGCCCCGGCCTCGCGATCCTCACCCAGCTGATGCCGGTCAACATGCTGCTGTTCTTCGGCTACGTGTTCGGCAGCGCACTGGCGATGCCGGGTGCCGAATACCGCTCCTTCCTGGTTCCGGGGCTGCTGGTCGCGACCGCTGCCGGCGGGGTCATGACCGGCATGTTCCAGGCCGCCCAGGACACCCACCGCGGGGTGGCGGACCGCTTCAGGGCCATGCCGGTGAGCCGGGCCGCCGTACCGCTGGGACAGGCGGTGGCCGACCTGGTCGTGACCACGGCGGGTACCGTGCCGCTGCTCCTGGTGGGGCTCGCCGTGGGCTGGCGCGTCGAGGGATCGGCGGCCTCGGCGGCCGGCGCGGTGGGCCTGCTGCTCCTGTTCCGGTTCGCCTGCACGGCCGTCGGCATCTACCTCGGCCTGCTCACCCGCAGCGAGGAGGCGGCCGGTCAGCTCGGCGCGTCCACGTTCGTCCTGCCGCTGCTGTCCGACGCCTACATACCCACCGGCAACCTCCCGGGCTGGCTGCGCACGCTCGCCGAGTGGAACCCGATCAGCGCGGTGACGACCGCCCTGCGCGACCTCTTCGGCAACGCTCCCGTACCCGACGGAGCGGCCTGGCCGGTGGCGCACCCCGTCGCGGGGTCGCTCGCCTGGAGCGTGGTCCTCGTCGGCGTCTTCCTGCCGCTCGCCGTCCGCCGGTACCGGCGCTGCTGA
- the hmgA gene encoding homogentisate 1,2-dioxygenase, with translation MGDGGTSRASAFERERGEARKTAEGLAYLSGFGNEHSSEAVPGALPEGRNSPQRAPLGLYAEQLSGTAFTEPRAHNRRSWLYRIRPSAAHPAFTRAAGNGGLRTAPFTDIAPDPNRLRWNPLPQPAPGTDFLAGLWTLGGNGDATQRTGMAVHLYHADASMGRIFSDADGELLIVPERGGLLLHTEFGLLHVEPGHVALIPRGVRFRVELLDATARGYVCENYGSPFRLPDLGPIGANGLANARDFRAPVAAYEDVEGPVEVVNKFCGNLWTATYDHSPLDVVAWHGTHVPYAYDLRRFNVIGSISYDHPDPSIFTVLTSPSDTPGLAGVDFVVFAPRWLVGEDTFRPPYFHRNVMSEYMGLIEGAYDAKAEGFVPGGGSLHNMMSAHGPDRETFDRASAAELRPQKVDDGLAFMFETRWPVTLTPQAASAEHLQQRYDDVWRGLERHFRPLH, from the coding sequence ATGGGCGATGGGGGCACCTCCCGCGCGAGCGCGTTCGAGCGAGAGCGCGGGGAAGCGCGGAAGACCGCCGAAGGGCTGGCGTACCTCTCCGGGTTCGGCAACGAGCACTCCTCGGAGGCGGTGCCGGGTGCCCTGCCCGAGGGCCGCAACTCCCCGCAGCGCGCGCCTCTCGGCCTGTACGCGGAACAGCTCAGCGGTACGGCCTTCACCGAGCCGCGGGCCCACAACCGCCGCTCCTGGCTGTACCGGATCCGCCCCTCGGCCGCCCACCCGGCGTTCACCCGGGCCGCCGGCAACGGCGGGCTGCGCACCGCTCCCTTCACGGACATCGCCCCGGACCCGAACCGGCTGCGCTGGAACCCCCTCCCGCAGCCCGCGCCCGGCACGGACTTCCTCGCCGGCCTGTGGACCCTGGGCGGCAACGGCGACGCGACCCAGCGCACCGGCATGGCCGTGCACCTGTACCACGCCGACGCCTCCATGGGGCGGATCTTCTCCGACGCGGACGGCGAGCTGCTGATCGTCCCGGAGCGCGGCGGCCTGCTGCTGCACACGGAGTTCGGGCTGCTGCATGTGGAGCCGGGACATGTGGCGCTGATCCCCCGCGGGGTCCGCTTCCGTGTGGAGCTGCTGGATGCCACGGCCCGGGGTTATGTGTGCGAGAACTACGGCTCGCCGTTCCGCCTCCCCGACCTCGGCCCGATCGGCGCCAACGGCCTCGCCAACGCCCGGGATTTCCGGGCCCCCGTCGCCGCCTACGAGGACGTCGAGGGCCCGGTGGAGGTGGTCAACAAGTTCTGCGGCAACCTGTGGACCGCCACCTATGACCACTCCCCACTGGACGTGGTCGCCTGGCACGGCACGCATGTGCCGTACGCCTACGATCTGCGCCGTTTCAATGTGATCGGCAGCATCTCCTACGACCACCCCGACCCGTCGATCTTCACGGTGCTGACGTCGCCGTCCGACACCCCGGGTCTTGCGGGTGTCGACTTCGTGGTCTTCGCGCCGCGCTGGCTGGTGGGCGAGGACACCTTCCGGCCGCCGTACTTCCACCGGAACGTGATGAGCGAGTACATGGGGCTGATCGAGGGCGCGTACGACGCCAAGGCGGAAGGGTTCGTGCCGGGCGGCGGGTCGCTGCACAACATGATGTCGGCACACGGCCCGGACCGGGAGACGTTCGACCGGGCGAGCGCGGCCGAGCTGAGGCCCCAGAAGGTGGACGACGGACTGGCGTTCATGTTCGAGACCCGCTGGCCGGTGACGCTCACCCCGCAGGCGGCGAGCGCCGAACACCTCCAGCAGCGCTACGACGACGTGTGGCGGGGCCTGGAACGGCACTTCCGCCCCTTGCACTGA
- a CDS encoding molybdopterin oxidoreductase family protein translates to MPRTALRICPLCEATCGLTLTIEGTRVTGARGDRDDVFSNGFICPKGASFGAVDADPDRLRTPLVRRDGELREATWTEAFDAVAAGVRGVVERYGPDSVGIVLGNPNVHTVAGGLYPQVLVGALGTRSVFTASTVDQMPKHVSSGLLFGDANAIPVPDLDHTDHLLLIGANPLESNGSLCTAPDFPGKLKALRARGGTLTVIDPRRTRTAKLADRHIAVRPGADALLLAAMAQVLFEEGLVDLGHLAPHLDGLDGLRAEISDFTPDAVARATDVDAATIRVLARELAAAPTAAVYGRIGSCTVPHGTLASWLVDVLNVLTSNLDRPGGALFPQAATDRTPRPAGPGRGFALGRWHSRVSQHPEAKGELPLSALAEEIDTATAEGEPIRALIAIATNPVLSAPDGDRLDKALDSLDFMVSVDPYLNETARHADVVLPPPPPSQSPHHDFAFNTLAVRNQVRYSRPAVPLEPGRMAETEILARLILAAGGMHGTEPHAVDDMVIGQTLGKAVREPHSPVHGRDPQELAALLTGDTGPERRLDLMLRLGPYGDGFGVRPDGLTLEQLLAHPHGIDLGPLTSRLPQPLKTRSGKVELLPRPIADDLPRLRAALDTSPAALVLVGRRHLRSNNSWMHNVPALTGGTNRCTLHIHPEDAARLGVRDGADVRVKGAGGEVITPAEVTDGIRPGVVSLPHGWGHDRPGTRLSHAATAPGVNVNQLLDGSLLDPLSGNAVLNGFPVEVTAELTAEVSAEVSAEVTATP, encoded by the coding sequence ATGCCCCGCACCGCCCTCCGCATCTGCCCCCTGTGCGAGGCCACCTGCGGCCTGACCCTCACCATCGAGGGCACCCGCGTCACCGGCGCCCGCGGTGACCGCGACGACGTCTTCAGCAACGGGTTCATCTGCCCGAAGGGCGCCTCCTTCGGCGCCGTCGACGCCGACCCCGACCGGCTGCGCACCCCCCTCGTCCGCAGGGACGGCGAACTGCGCGAGGCCACCTGGACGGAGGCCTTCGACGCGGTCGCCGCCGGGGTCCGGGGCGTCGTCGAGCGGTACGGCCCGGACTCCGTCGGGATCGTCCTCGGCAACCCCAACGTCCACACCGTGGCCGGCGGCCTCTATCCGCAGGTCCTCGTCGGCGCCCTCGGCACCCGCAGCGTCTTCACCGCGTCCACGGTCGACCAGATGCCCAAGCACGTCTCCAGCGGCCTGCTCTTCGGCGACGCCAACGCCATACCGGTGCCCGACCTGGACCACACCGACCACCTTCTCCTCATCGGCGCCAACCCCCTGGAGTCCAACGGGAGTCTGTGCACCGCCCCCGACTTCCCCGGCAAGCTCAAGGCGCTCAGGGCCCGCGGCGGCACCCTCACCGTCATCGACCCGCGCCGCACCCGCACCGCCAAGCTCGCCGACCGGCACATCGCCGTCCGGCCCGGCGCCGACGCCCTGTTGCTCGCCGCGATGGCCCAAGTCCTCTTCGAGGAGGGCCTGGTGGACCTCGGCCACCTCGCCCCGCACCTCGACGGACTCGACGGACTCCGCGCCGAAATCAGCGACTTCACCCCGGACGCCGTCGCCCGCGCCACGGACGTCGACGCCGCCACGATCCGCGTCCTCGCCCGCGAACTCGCCGCCGCCCCCACCGCCGCCGTATACGGCCGGATCGGCAGCTGCACCGTCCCGCACGGCACCCTCGCCAGCTGGCTCGTCGACGTCCTCAACGTCCTCACCAGCAACCTCGACCGGCCCGGCGGCGCGCTCTTCCCGCAGGCCGCCACCGACCGGACCCCACGGCCCGCCGGACCCGGCCGGGGCTTCGCGCTCGGCCGCTGGCACTCCCGGGTCAGCCAACACCCGGAGGCCAAGGGCGAATTGCCGCTCTCCGCGCTCGCCGAGGAGATCGACACCGCGACGGCCGAGGGCGAGCCGATCCGGGCGCTGATCGCCATCGCCACCAACCCGGTGCTCTCCGCCCCGGACGGCGACCGCCTCGACAAGGCCCTGGACTCCCTCGACTTCATGGTCAGCGTCGACCCCTACCTCAACGAGACCGCTCGCCACGCCGACGTCGTCCTGCCCCCGCCGCCGCCTTCCCAGAGCCCGCACCACGACTTCGCCTTCAACACCCTCGCCGTGCGCAACCAGGTCCGCTACTCCCGCCCCGCCGTCCCGCTGGAGCCCGGCCGGATGGCCGAGACCGAGATCCTGGCCCGCCTGATCCTCGCGGCCGGCGGCATGCACGGCACCGAACCCCACGCCGTGGACGACATGGTCATCGGCCAGACCCTGGGGAAGGCGGTCAGGGAGCCCCACTCGCCCGTGCACGGCCGTGACCCGCAGGAACTCGCCGCGCTGCTCACCGGGGACACCGGGCCCGAACGCCGGCTCGACCTGATGCTGCGCCTCGGCCCCTACGGCGACGGCTTCGGCGTCCGCCCCGACGGCCTCACCCTGGAGCAGCTGCTCGCCCACCCGCACGGCATCGACCTCGGCCCTCTCACGTCCCGCCTCCCGCAGCCGCTCAAGACCCGCAGCGGCAAGGTCGAACTGCTGCCCCGGCCGATCGCTGACGACCTGCCCCGGCTGCGCGCGGCCCTGGACACCAGCCCCGCGGCGCTCGTCCTCGTCGGCCGCCGGCACCTGCGCTCCAACAACAGCTGGATGCACAACGTGCCCGCCCTGACCGGTGGCACCAACCGCTGCACCCTGCACATCCACCCCGAGGACGCCGCACGGCTCGGCGTGCGCGACGGCGCCGACGTCCGCGTCAAGGGCGCGGGCGGCGAGGTGATCACCCCCGCCGAGGTCACCGACGGCATCCGCCCCGGAGTCGTCAGCCTCCCGCACGGCTGGGGTCACGACCGTCCCGGCACCCGCCTCAGCCACGCCGCCACCGCACCCGGCGTCAACGTCAACCAGCTCCTCGACGGCAGCCTGCTCGACCCGCTGTCCGGCAACGCCGTCCTCAACGGCTTCCCCGTCGAGGTGACCGCCGAGCTGACCGCCGAAGTGAGCGCCGAAGTGTCCGCCGAGGTGACCGCAACCCCGTGA
- a CDS encoding ATP-binding cassette domain-containing protein, with protein MTTTYAVLSEGLEKRFGAVSALRGLDLAVRQGTVCGLLGPNGAGKTTVVRLLATLLRPDAGSARIAGHDVVREPAAVRRSIGVTGQYASVDGDLTGRENLRLFARLLRVRRADDRAAELLARFGLAEAADRKAATYSGGMRRRLDLAASLVRRPAVLFLDEPTTGLDPAGRNDIWDAVRELTAEGTTVLLTTQYLEEADRLADDIALIDRGRVARTGSPAELKALIGWYAQAVVADRDALPKAAAVLDRLTGREPQFDHDRHTVGAVTTDPTLTLPRLVRELDAAGVPLLDASLRPPTLDDVLLRLTGSAA; from the coding sequence ATGACTACTACGTACGCTGTACTTAGTGAAGGTCTGGAGAAGCGCTTCGGCGCGGTGTCCGCGCTGCGCGGTCTCGATCTGGCCGTCCGGCAGGGCACGGTCTGCGGACTGCTCGGGCCGAACGGGGCGGGCAAGACGACGGTCGTACGGCTGCTGGCCACCCTCCTCCGGCCCGACGCGGGCTCCGCCCGCATCGCGGGGCACGACGTGGTCCGGGAGCCGGCAGCCGTGCGCCGCAGCATCGGCGTCACCGGCCAGTACGCCTCGGTCGACGGCGATCTCACCGGCCGCGAGAACCTGCGCCTGTTCGCCCGGCTGCTCCGGGTGCGCAGGGCGGACGACCGGGCGGCCGAGCTCCTTGCCCGCTTCGGCCTCGCCGAGGCCGCCGACCGCAAGGCGGCCACCTATTCCGGCGGTATGCGCCGCCGCCTCGACCTCGCCGCGAGCCTGGTCCGCCGGCCGGCCGTGCTCTTCCTCGACGAGCCCACCACCGGCCTCGACCCAGCCGGCCGGAACGACATCTGGGATGCGGTGCGCGAGCTGACGGCGGAGGGCACGACGGTGCTGCTCACCACGCAGTACCTGGAGGAGGCCGACCGACTCGCCGACGACATCGCGCTGATCGACCGGGGCCGGGTGGCCCGCACCGGATCCCCCGCCGAGCTGAAGGCGCTCATCGGCTGGTACGCGCAGGCGGTGGTGGCCGACCGGGACGCGCTGCCGAAGGCGGCCGCGGTACTCGACCGGCTCACCGGCCGGGAGCCGCAGTTCGACCACGACCGGCACACCGTCGGCGCCGTCACCACGGACCCGACCCTCACCCTCCCCCGCCTGGTGCGCGAACTCGACGCGGCGGGTGTCCCGTTGCTCGACGCGAGCCTCAGACCACCGACCCTCGACGACGTTCTCCTCCGGCTGACGGGAAGCGCCGCATGA
- a CDS encoding GntR family transcriptional regulator gives MTSFAPDSIVLNRKLPLWYQVSQSLRASILGRSPRDPLRLPTEEQLAEHYGVSVLTMRQALKELEDEGLISRHRRRGTFIEPDARRGTPVRLLGSVDAIVAQQSGMTAELLDHGTVPVTGELTEYFPDLAEVTAYHRLRSDEQTGEPTNHARNHVRPELAARIDPEDLARQPMTKVLRDVVGADISRITDTVAARLADPETARLLQVPLLSPILHYTGVTYDTAGRVLDLAVIHYRGDRFSFTVTLDAT, from the coding sequence GTGACCTCCTTCGCCCCGGACTCGATCGTCCTCAACCGCAAGCTGCCGCTCTGGTACCAGGTGTCGCAGTCGCTGCGTGCCTCGATACTCGGCCGCTCGCCCCGGGACCCGCTCCGGCTGCCCACCGAGGAGCAGCTCGCGGAGCACTACGGCGTGAGCGTGCTGACCATGCGGCAGGCGCTGAAGGAGCTGGAGGACGAGGGTCTGATCAGCCGGCACCGCCGCCGGGGCACCTTCATCGAGCCGGACGCCCGGCGCGGCACCCCGGTACGGCTGCTCGGCTCGGTGGACGCGATCGTGGCCCAGCAGTCGGGGATGACTGCGGAGCTGCTGGACCACGGCACGGTGCCCGTCACCGGCGAACTCACCGAGTACTTCCCGGACCTCGCCGAGGTGACGGCCTACCACCGCCTCCGCAGCGACGAGCAGACCGGCGAGCCCACCAACCACGCCCGCAACCACGTCCGCCCCGAACTGGCTGCGCGCATCGACCCGGAGGACCTGGCCCGGCAACCGATGACCAAGGTGCTCAGGGACGTCGTCGGCGCGGACATCAGCCGCATCACGGACACGGTGGCGGCCCGGCTGGCCGACCCGGAGACCGCCCGGCTGCTCCAGGTCCCGCTGCTCAGCCCGATCCTGCACTACACGGGCGTCACCTACGACACCGCCGGCCGGGTCCTGGACCTCGCGGTCATCCACTACCGCGGCGACCGGTTCTCCTTCACGGTCACGCTCGACGCCACCTGA
- a CDS encoding CitMHS family transporter, translating to MGVQGRTLGDPPMLTILGFAMIATFLILIMLKKMSPIAALVLIPALFCVAVGKGAHLGDYVIDGVTSLAPTAAMLMFAIVYFGVMIDVGLFDPVVRGILRFCKADPLRIVVGTAVLAAIVSLDGDGSTTFMITVSAMYPLYKRLKMSMVVMTGVAAMANGVMNTLPWGGPTARAATALKLDASDIFVPMIPALATGLLFVFALAYVLGRRERKRLGVLTLDEVLVEEPETVLVGAGKAPAGSGGQGPGTGADLADGPEDDGFQGLDPHRETLRPGRYWFNALLTVALLTAMIMEWLPIPVLFLLGAALALTVNYPQMPAQRARIAAHAENVLNVSGMVFAAAVFTGVLQGTGMVDHMAAWLVGNIPDGMGPHMALVTGALSIPLTYFMSNDGFYFGILPVLAEAGQAHGVSAVEIARASIVGQPLHMSSPLVPAVYVLVGMAKVEFGDHTRFVVKWAALTSVVVLGAGILFGTM from the coding sequence GTGGGAGTTCAAGGGCGAACGTTAGGTGATCCACCCATGCTGACCATCCTCGGCTTCGCCATGATCGCGACCTTCCTGATCCTGATCATGCTGAAGAAGATGTCGCCGATCGCGGCGCTCGTGCTGATCCCCGCGCTGTTCTGCGTGGCCGTCGGCAAGGGCGCCCACCTCGGCGACTACGTCATCGACGGGGTCACCAGCCTCGCGCCCACCGCGGCGATGCTCATGTTCGCCATCGTCTACTTCGGCGTGATGATCGACGTCGGCCTCTTCGACCCGGTCGTCAGGGGAATCCTGAGGTTCTGCAAGGCCGACCCACTGCGGATCGTCGTCGGCACCGCCGTACTCGCCGCCATCGTCTCGCTCGACGGCGACGGCTCCACCACCTTCATGATCACCGTCTCGGCGATGTACCCGCTGTACAAGCGCCTGAAGATGAGCATGGTCGTGATGACCGGCGTCGCGGCGATGGCCAACGGCGTGATGAACACCCTGCCCTGGGGCGGCCCCACCGCTCGCGCCGCCACCGCCCTCAAGCTGGACGCGAGCGACATCTTCGTGCCGATGATCCCGGCGCTGGCCACGGGCCTGCTGTTCGTCTTCGCCCTCGCCTACGTCCTCGGCCGCCGCGAGCGCAAACGGCTCGGCGTGCTGACGCTGGACGAGGTGCTGGTGGAGGAGCCGGAGACGGTCCTCGTGGGCGCGGGCAAGGCTCCTGCCGGTAGCGGCGGTCAGGGCCCGGGCACGGGCGCCGACCTCGCCGACGGGCCCGAGGACGACGGCTTCCAGGGCCTCGACCCGCACCGCGAGACCCTGCGGCCCGGGCGGTACTGGTTCAACGCGCTGCTCACGGTCGCCCTGCTCACCGCCATGATCATGGAGTGGCTGCCGATCCCGGTGCTGTTCCTGCTCGGCGCGGCCCTGGCCCTGACCGTCAACTACCCCCAGATGCCCGCCCAGAGGGCCCGGATCGCCGCGCACGCCGAGAACGTCCTCAACGTCTCCGGCATGGTCTTCGCCGCCGCCGTCTTCACCGGCGTCCTCCAGGGCACCGGCATGGTCGACCACATGGCCGCCTGGCTCGTCGGCAACATCCCCGACGGCATGGGCCCGCACATGGCCCTCGTCACCGGCGCGCTGAGCATCCCGCTCACGTACTTCATGTCGAACGACGGCTTCTACTTCGGCATCCTCCCGGTGCTCGCCGAGGCCGGCCAGGCGCACGGCGTCTCCGCGGTGGAGATCGCCCGCGCCTCGATCGTCGGCCAGCCGCTGCACATGTCCAGCCCGCTGGTGCCCGCCGTCTACGTCCTGGTCGGCATGGCCAAGGTCGAGTTCGGCGACCACACGCGGTTCGTCGTGAAGTGGGCCGCGCTGACGTCGGTGGTGGTGCTGGGGGCGGGGATCCTGTTCGGGACCATGTGA
- a CDS encoding TetR/AcrR family transcriptional regulator has protein sequence MTVRGSEPEVIWARPERAGRGPKPAFTRADIAAVAVRIADAEGLDAVSMRHVAAGVGCGTMSLYNYVPRKEDLYELMVDAISSEHEVWEPTGDWRADMMRVAEQTRELMHRHPWLPRLMSPVYGFSPHALRYLEHCLACLDPLDVSYGTKFELIAMVNGVVTTYVRNEIDTAERVRNLPWSEERENAARIAYLGGQIASGAYPRMAAAFAEDAGPIDLEGVFRRALERVLDGFAPS, from the coding sequence ATGACAGTCCGAGGGTCCGAACCCGAGGTGATCTGGGCCCGCCCGGAGCGCGCCGGGCGAGGGCCGAAACCGGCGTTCACCCGCGCCGACATCGCCGCCGTCGCGGTGCGTATCGCCGACGCGGAGGGGCTGGACGCCGTGTCGATGCGGCATGTGGCGGCCGGGGTGGGGTGCGGGACCATGTCCCTGTACAACTACGTCCCCCGCAAGGAGGACCTGTACGAGCTGATGGTTGACGCGATCAGCTCGGAACACGAGGTGTGGGAGCCGACGGGGGACTGGCGGGCCGACATGATGCGGGTCGCCGAACAGACGCGGGAGCTGATGCACCGGCACCCGTGGCTGCCGCGTCTGATGTCACCGGTCTACGGGTTCAGCCCCCATGCTCTGCGGTATCTGGAGCACTGCCTGGCCTGCCTGGATCCGCTGGACGTGTCGTACGGCACCAAGTTCGAGCTGATCGCCATGGTGAACGGCGTGGTCACGACCTATGTGCGGAACGAGATCGACACGGCCGAACGGGTGCGGAACCTGCCGTGGTCCGAGGAGCGGGAGAACGCGGCGCGCATCGCCTATCTCGGAGGGCAGATCGCCTCGGGGGCGTATCCGAGGATGGCGGCGGCGTTCGCGGAGGATGCGGGGCCGATTGATCTGGAGGGGGTTTTCCGGCGGGCGTTGGAGAGGGTTCTGGACGGGTTCGCGCCGTCGTAG